A genomic window from Streptomyces mirabilis includes:
- a CDS encoding RICIN domain-containing protein has protein sequence MPGRLFEVSDERLAADLKKSSGNTPAHHPVGELLDRHWEAVFAYARLCTNGVRPAGMLTTAAFTRLFGESLRQTGPTAAWRPQLLVTVRRMTAEWLGDQRREMLHPELLADSDSRDRVMARLLPPENRRQLSRAFQRLPEPARCLLWHTEVEAEQLAAPAGLLGISDDDALVELRRARERLREGCLEIHRELAPEEECRRFHRMLDVSLRRGGLDLDADLSRHMGRCRHCRHTADQLSRFNGDLALPLAEALLGWGAAAYLDSRPGRVDAIVEVTDVPGAVPAAYRIPPLPSHAPLVPGEPSRPAPRSRASGDSRPPTHKAPRRSSRRAPRRNNIALAALTVSGMILVPLVLWVTQSSDGAPGMADGAGPSGSPSSGTAKAPGSKPSWIGTGDTSKGGVRGRLRNTETGLCIGIVGKKPAKGVETALTPCSSAASQEWSYEDDGLLRDLAAPDLCLDSHLGYSVQLGPCTGESQPGTKNVRYDFTLQGTVVPRWNQDLALTPASTKGEASVVLKVRAEESDQHWTMDTSSPSLQMEAVNWDSAGQPKTSSGRASPQPSKSPSPTGPKASPRPSVEPSTPAPSTPDHSCSPYYYCAPPSGQYGAPGYGYGYGDGYGGYGGYGYGGYGGYGGYGHGGHR, from the coding sequence ATGCCCGGTCGCTTGTTCGAGGTTTCGGATGAGCGGCTCGCGGCGGACCTGAAGAAGAGCTCGGGGAACACGCCCGCGCACCATCCCGTCGGGGAACTCCTCGACCGCCACTGGGAAGCGGTCTTCGCCTACGCGCGCCTGTGCACCAACGGTGTGCGTCCCGCCGGAATGCTCACCACGGCCGCTTTCACCCGGCTGTTCGGCGAATCGCTGCGGCAGACCGGGCCGACGGCCGCCTGGCGGCCGCAGTTGCTGGTCACCGTACGGCGTATGACCGCCGAATGGCTCGGGGACCAACGGCGGGAGATGCTTCATCCCGAATTGCTGGCCGATTCCGACAGCCGTGACCGGGTCATGGCGCGGCTTCTGCCGCCGGAGAACAGGCGGCAGTTGTCCCGCGCGTTCCAGCGGCTTCCCGAGCCCGCCCGCTGTCTGCTGTGGCACACCGAGGTCGAGGCCGAGCAACTCGCCGCACCCGCTGGGCTGTTGGGCATCAGCGACGACGACGCCCTGGTGGAACTGCGGCGGGCCCGGGAACGCCTGCGCGAGGGCTGCCTGGAAATCCACCGCGAACTGGCACCGGAGGAGGAGTGCCGCCGCTTCCACCGGATGCTCGACGTGTCCCTGCGCCGCGGCGGCCTCGACCTCGACGCCGACCTGAGCAGGCACATGGGCCGCTGCCGGCACTGCCGTCACACAGCCGACCAGCTGAGCCGGTTCAACGGCGACCTCGCGCTGCCCCTGGCCGAGGCTCTGCTCGGCTGGGGCGCCGCGGCCTACCTCGACTCCCGCCCCGGACGCGTCGACGCGATCGTGGAAGTGACGGACGTCCCGGGCGCCGTTCCGGCCGCGTACAGAATCCCTCCCCTTCCCAGCCACGCGCCCCTCGTTCCGGGCGAGCCCTCGCGCCCCGCCCCGCGCAGCCGCGCTTCCGGTGACTCCCGCCCGCCGACGCACAAGGCGCCCCGGCGCTCCTCCCGCCGCGCCCCGCGTCGCAACAACATCGCGCTCGCCGCGCTGACCGTGAGCGGAATGATCCTGGTCCCGCTGGTCCTGTGGGTCACCCAGAGCTCGGACGGCGCGCCCGGCATGGCCGACGGCGCCGGACCCTCGGGCTCGCCCAGTTCGGGTACGGCCAAGGCGCCGGGATCGAAGCCGTCCTGGATAGGCACCGGCGACACGTCGAAGGGCGGCGTGCGCGGCCGGCTGCGCAACACCGAGACCGGGCTGTGCATCGGCATCGTGGGCAAGAAGCCGGCGAAGGGCGTGGAGACCGCGCTCACGCCCTGCTCCTCGGCGGCGAGCCAGGAATGGTCGTACGAGGACGACGGACTGCTGCGCGACCTGGCCGCCCCCGACCTCTGCCTCGACTCCCACCTCGGCTACTCGGTCCAACTCGGGCCCTGCACCGGCGAGTCGCAACCGGGCACCAAGAACGTGCGCTACGACTTCACCCTCCAGGGCACGGTGGTGCCCCGCTGGAACCAGGACCTGGCCCTCACCCCCGCCTCCACCAAGGGCGAGGCGTCCGTGGTCCTCAAGGTCCGGGCGGAGGAGTCCGACCAGCACTGGACGATGGACACCTCGTCGCCCTCGCTCCAGATGGAGGCGGTCAACTGGGACTCCGCCGGGCAGCCGAAGACATCGTCGGGTCGGGCCTCTCCCCAGCCGTCGAAGTCACCGTCGCCGACCGGGCCCAAGGCGTCGCCCCGGCCCTCGGTCGAGCCCTCGACGCCCGCGCCCTCGACACCCGACCACAGCTGCTCCCCGTACTACTACTGCGCGCCTCCGAGCGGACAGTACGGCGCACCCGGGTACGGGTACGGCTACGGAGATGGCTACGGCGGCTACGGCGGCTATGGGTACGGCGGTTACGGGGGATACGGCGGTTACGGACACGGCGGCCATCGCTGA
- a CDS encoding DUF4232 domain-containing protein yields MATFRPGDAVPVRRPSSPTHRAALVAGVALLGLLTACGTDHGTASPPQKLSGTAEPASGDKTTDTTGTGAAPTGSLTPSAAASNSSSSSNSSSTGSGSSGSTRCHTSELRATVGANNPGAGQENFPVVLTNTSHRTCTLRGFPGAAFVDASGKQLGPDPRRSADTPTTVTLTPGRSAWAGLTFSNPGISGAKTATPASLIVTPPDERDPLKVTWKGGEVPVSGNASSVSLTVVRAGNGA; encoded by the coding sequence ATGGCGACCTTCCGGCCCGGCGACGCGGTTCCCGTCCGCCGCCCGTCCTCCCCCACCCACAGGGCAGCGCTGGTCGCGGGGGTCGCGCTGCTCGGCCTGCTCACGGCCTGCGGCACCGACCACGGCACCGCCAGTCCTCCGCAGAAGCTCTCCGGCACGGCCGAGCCGGCCTCCGGCGACAAGACCACGGACACCACCGGAACGGGCGCCGCCCCGACCGGCTCCCTCACACCATCGGCAGCTGCCTCGAACTCGTCGTCGAGCTCGAACTCGTCCTCGACCGGGAGCGGCTCGTCCGGCAGTACCCGATGCCACACCTCGGAGCTGCGCGCGACGGTCGGCGCCAACAATCCGGGCGCCGGTCAGGAGAACTTCCCCGTCGTCCTCACCAACACCTCCCACCGCACCTGCACCCTGCGTGGCTTCCCCGGGGCGGCGTTCGTCGACGCGTCGGGCAAGCAGCTCGGGCCCGACCCGAGGCGCTCCGCCGATACGCCGACCACGGTCACGCTGACGCCGGGGCGGAGCGCGTGGGCGGGGCTGACGTTCTCCAATCCGGGCATCAGCGGGGCGAAGACGGCGACGCCCGCCTCGCTGATCGTCACGCCGCCCGACGAGCGGGACCCGCTCAAGGTCACGTGGAAGGGCGGCGAGGTACCCGTGTCGGGGAACGCCTCTTCCGTATCCCTGACCGTCGTCCGCGCCGGCAACGGCGCCTGA
- a CDS encoding serine/threonine-protein kinase → MVRGPLDRIGRYRLDRRLGAGGFGVVWLAHDEVLEAVVALKVLSDNWADHLDVRERFLSEARLLRKADSNRVVQVYDIGELPDGRPYFVMEYADGGTLDDRIEAGPLPIAEALRLTALAARAAAALHEAGIVHRDIKPSNVLLRTSTGGADRVLLADLGLAKSLAQASGLTMAAGSAGYTPPEQAQPGSGIDARADVYSLGALGYHLVTGSVPGPPGKVVRPERLRTDLAPDVRRALLRAMEPDRERRWPTALSLAVELERLAEQVSMGAVRVPRRRRRTVLVAVAAAVVIGAAGVTTALVTRGSDAPSVTVEDASGQVSVEVPGGWGRQLRDSGWNPRTVGLPDTHEPGLAVADDLARWQNLSSGVDGVFVGLSAHGDVRARVATIAHIDCHYEGSRTYTGTRWHGLIRTWNACPGSHGSLTEAGLTAAGGNQQPQLYVQIRQAAGNAATTDHVLGSIRAAG, encoded by the coding sequence ATGGTGAGGGGTCCCCTCGATCGGATCGGTCGCTACCGTCTGGACCGGCGTCTCGGCGCGGGTGGCTTCGGCGTGGTGTGGCTGGCCCACGACGAGGTGCTCGAGGCCGTCGTCGCCCTGAAGGTACTGTCCGACAACTGGGCCGACCACCTCGACGTCCGCGAACGTTTCCTCTCCGAGGCCCGGCTGCTGCGCAAGGCCGACTCGAACCGGGTCGTCCAGGTCTACGACATCGGTGAACTACCCGACGGCAGGCCCTACTTCGTCATGGAGTACGCCGACGGAGGCACCCTCGACGACCGGATCGAGGCCGGGCCGCTGCCCATCGCCGAGGCACTGCGCCTGACGGCCCTCGCGGCACGGGCCGCGGCCGCGCTGCACGAGGCCGGGATCGTGCACCGCGACATCAAACCGTCCAACGTACTGCTGCGCACCTCCACCGGCGGCGCCGATCGCGTCCTGCTCGCCGACCTCGGGCTCGCCAAGAGCCTGGCGCAGGCCTCCGGGCTGACGATGGCGGCCGGTTCCGCGGGCTACACCCCGCCCGAGCAGGCCCAGCCCGGTTCGGGCATCGACGCGCGGGCCGACGTGTACAGCCTCGGTGCTCTGGGCTACCACCTGGTCACGGGGTCGGTCCCCGGGCCGCCCGGCAAGGTCGTACGACCCGAACGGCTGCGTACGGATCTGGCCCCGGACGTGCGGCGGGCGCTGCTGCGCGCCATGGAACCCGACCGCGAGCGGCGCTGGCCCACGGCGCTGAGCCTGGCCGTGGAGTTGGAACGGTTGGCCGAACAGGTGTCGATGGGGGCGGTCCGCGTGCCCCGGCGCCGTCGGCGGACCGTGCTGGTGGCCGTGGCCGCCGCGGTCGTGATCGGCGCGGCCGGTGTGACCACCGCGCTCGTGACCCGAGGGTCCGACGCCCCGTCCGTGACGGTCGAGGACGCCTCAGGGCAGGTCTCGGTCGAGGTCCCGGGCGGGTGGGGCCGCCAACTGCGCGACTCCGGGTGGAATCCGCGGACCGTGGGCCTGCCGGACACGCACGAACCGGGTCTCGCCGTCGCGGACGACCTGGCGAGGTGGCAGAACCTGAGCTCGGGCGTGGACGGGGTGTTCGTCGGCCTGAGCGCACACGGCGACGTGCGCGCCAGGGTCGCGACCATCGCCCACATCGACTGCCACTACGAGGGCAGCCGCACCTACACGGGCACGCGCTGGCACGGGCTGATCCGCACCTGGAACGCCTGTCCGGGCAGCCATGGCTCACTCACGGAGGCGGGGCTCACCGCGGCGGGCGGGAACCAGCAGCCACAGCTGTACGTCCAGATCCGTCAGGCCGCCGGCAACGCCGCGACGACCGACCACGTACTCGGCTCCATACGGGCCGCAGGCTGA
- a CDS encoding RNA polymerase sigma factor, with amino-acid sequence MQDAAATEELALRAASGDPAALDLLLQGIRPEVVRRCGRFLPCREDAEEAAQDVLLQVARKITSFEGRSRFSTWLYTVVANCARQKYRELKRRAAEQPDAIDASQHVDPRTTSVIAGSRIDLLEALERLEREHPHLVAPLVYRDICQLEYAEVAERVGIPLGTLKSRLHEARRQVRPWLVDAS; translated from the coding sequence GTGCAGGACGCGGCGGCGACCGAGGAGCTCGCGCTGCGCGCGGCCTCGGGTGATCCGGCGGCCCTTGATCTGCTGCTCCAGGGGATCCGACCGGAGGTCGTGCGGCGCTGCGGGCGCTTCCTGCCCTGCCGCGAGGACGCCGAGGAGGCTGCGCAGGACGTCCTCCTCCAGGTGGCGCGGAAGATCACCTCATTCGAGGGGCGAAGCCGATTCAGTACCTGGCTCTACACCGTCGTCGCCAACTGCGCCCGTCAGAAGTACCGCGAGCTGAAGCGGCGGGCCGCCGAGCAGCCGGACGCGATCGACGCCTCGCAGCACGTCGACCCGCGTACCACGAGCGTGATCGCCGGATCCCGCATCGACCTCCTGGAGGCGCTGGAGCGCCTGGAGCGCGAACACCCGCATCTGGTGGCGCCGTTGGTCTACCGGGACATCTGCCAGCTGGAGTACGCCGAGGTCGCCGAGCGCGTCGGCATTCCGCTCGGCACGCTCAAGTCCCGGCTGCACGAGGCGCGCAGGCAGGTCAGGCCCTGGCTGGTCGACGCGTCCTGA